Proteins co-encoded in one Flavobacterium fluviale genomic window:
- the azu gene encoding azurin, with protein MNTKTKISIMILMGFLAVTSCGKKETAPADQTETTEPSTEGEAAPVTSTEENVLIIEGNDQMQFNTSELHAVAGKPIKLTLKHVGKIPKEAMGHNLVILQEGTDQSAFALKANDAKATDYIPESEKASVIAHTKLLGGGEEDTIEFTIDKKGSYPFICSFPGHVAMMKGVLIVE; from the coding sequence ATGAATACAAAAACCAAAATTTCAATAATGATCCTAATGGGATTTTTAGCAGTTACTTCTTGCGGTAAAAAAGAAACAGCTCCAGCTGATCAGACAGAAACGACTGAACCTTCTACTGAAGGAGAAGCTGCGCCAGTAACGTCGACAGAAGAAAATGTGCTAATTATTGAAGGAAATGATCAAATGCAGTTTAATACAAGTGAATTACACGCTGTTGCTGGAAAGCCAATCAAATTGACTTTGAAACATGTTGGGAAAATTCCAAAAGAAGCAATGGGACATAATTTAGTAATATTACAAGAGGGAACAGACCAATCTGCTTTTGCGCTTAAGGCGAATGATGCAAAAGCAACCGATTATATTCCAGAATCTGAAAAAGCTTCAGTTATCGCTCACACGAAATTGTTAGGCGGTGGAGAAGAAGATACAATCGAGTTTACAATTGATAAAAAAGGATCATACCCATTTATATGCTCT